The sequence CCTTGGCCCATCGTGCCACCGCCGTATACGACGATGTGTTGAATATCCGACAAAACCCATTCTCCTTCCTAACATTCAGCCCCCTGATTATAAAAGGGAACCTTCCCGCAGGATTACGTGTTGGCCGCTGCGGGTTCTTGCGTATAAGGCTTCAATATTTCCCGGAATTGATCTCCTGACAACACCTCTTCTGTTAACAGGATCGGAAGAGCAGCGTCAAAGACCGGGGAATAACGATCCAACAGCCGGACCGTCTGATCATGAAGTTCCTTTAGTATCTTAGCAGATTCTTGATGGAGTGTCTCATGGGACACCAAATCTTTATCAATGATTCCCAAATCCGACAAACCTGCTTCGATTAACGATCGGGTGTAGCGATTCGCTTGTTCGTAATCGTTTTTAGCACCAGTGGAGCGGTTGCGGTATACCTGTTCTTCTGCAGCTGCACCGGCCAAACAAATCATAATTTGGTCTTCGATGTGCTTTCGGGTATAAAGATAACGATCCTGTCCAGGATGGTGGCGTACGTATCCCAATGCTTGTCCCCGGGGCGACAACGATACTTGGGATACGGAGCCAGGGCGTACCCATTCGGACATGATGGCATGTCCCAATTCATGGATGGCCACCCGTTCCCGCTCTTCCTGGGTGGTTTCCCGGTCCGTTTTTTCCCCCATCATCACCTTGTCAATCGCCAGAGAAAGGTGCTCCTGACGAATCGTCTCACTGCCGTCCCGCATCGCATAAATGGCCGCTTCATTGGTCAGACTCTCCAACTGGGCCCCGGAAAAGCCGAATGTTTCCACGGCGACTTGTTCCAACTCCACCTCGTCCGCCAGAGGTTTATTCTGGATATGCAATTCCAGGATGGACAAGCGTGCTTTTTTATCCGGTAAGTCCACCGTAATGTGTCGATCGAAACGTCCAGGGCGCAACAACGCGGAATCCAGCATATCTTTACGGTTGGTTGCTGCCACCACCAACACTTGAACCTCTTGGTCGGTGGCGATCCCGTCCATCTCGGTCAGCAATTGATTTAATGTCTGGTCATATTCCCGATGCTGAGCACCTGCCCGTTGACCACCGATGACATCAATTTCGTCGATAAATACGATCGCACTCTGTTTCCCGTTTTTCTTTGCCTCTTTACGGGCTTCCTGAAACAACTCCCGGATCCGTTGGGCACCCACACCCACATACATCTCGATAAATTCGCTTCCCGATGTGGAAACAAACACAGAATCGGTGTAGTGAGCAGCCGCTTTGGCCATCAGCGTTTTACCCGTTCCCGGAGGGCCGGACAACAGGATCCCCTTAATGGGTCGAATCCCGTATTGCCGGATCCGATTCCGGTGAATCAAAAAATCGAGTGCTTCCCGCAGTTCTTTTTTGGCTCGTTCTTGCCCTCCGATCTGATCAAACGAAATCGTCGGAACCGCGTCCTTTTGATAGAGACGTTTCTTTTTTCCTGTCCCCAAACCGGGGCGAGAACGCATCACGAACCATACCAAACCGGCAATCGCGGCAAGAACCAACACCGGTACAGGGCTAAATCCCAAGTACCACAAAAAGACCAAGACAGCCGGGGCTGTTCCCGCCGTGATTCCTTTACCCATTATCCTTCACCCCACTTTCCCTCTTATGCAGGGGAAGAATTTGATACATCCGCGCGTCTCCCCGCTTGATTTCCACATACAAATGGGTCTCGTCCATAGCAACCTGACTTTCGGCTCCGGAGGGAGTGAATGTTTTCACCGCTTCCGGGATATTCGAATACTGTTGGTTAGCCAGACCCTCCTTTACACCAAAAAGCATTTCGTTCCATGCTTGTGTAAGCACATCATCCGGCCGATCAATCAATTCTATTTCCAACAGGCGCCCTCCCGCAATCGTCGTCAGTTGTTCCCGCAAGGATGGATAATCCCGTGTTAATGAAAAATCGGAATCGGTTTCCAAGCGGATGCTGATCCGGTCGGGAGACACCTCTTTTTTCTTCAGTGTGACATGAGGGGTTTGTGCCACCGTCTCTTCAATGGGACGGTCCACCTGTGTCCATTGGTAGGCCGTGTATCCCCCGAACAGTACTGCCAAGGCCACAACGAGAGCTGTCACGGCCACGGGCCAACGAATGGACATCACCTTCCCCCTCCTTTCTACCCGATATATCAGAAATAACAATAATAGTATATCACATAATATATACTCAGACAGGAGCACCGCTGGAATCCTGCGGTGCTCCTGTCTGGGGTTATCGCCCTATTTATCGGATTTAAACGTGTATCGGATCGTTTCGCTGGAATCACTCTCTTCTAATGGAATGATTTGCATGACCATCTCACGTAACTCGGTTTCATCAAATTGAAACCGATAACGAAAGATAAACTTGCGACTGGCTTGGCTGGCAGCCCCTTCATGGTATGCTTCTCCCATCCACCGACCCAGTTTATCCCCCATCTCTTCTTTATTCAGATCCGCCACATACCAATCCTGACCGTCTTTTGTCTCCGTACTCACCCGTTGAACGGACTCGCGCACCAACTTCATATGGTCCCGGGGAGAGACCAATCCAAATTGACGGGTGGTCAACGTTTCAGTCTGCTCTCCATGAGTTAAATGGATGGTTCCATCTTCCTGTTCAATTCGGATCGTTTCCTCTTCCTCATCGGCACTGATCAGTATCCATTTTCCGTCCGTTTCTTTCCCTTTAAAGGGAGTGCCGTCTTGTAGCTTCAACGTGAATACCACTTCTTCCCGCTCCATCTGTTCATCCACCCGTTTTAAAAACTGACGACTTTCCCTTTCGGAATGTTCCTCTTTCGTGGATTCTTTCTGCGTCGGTGACGGTTTGGCCGCCAAATCATCGTTCGTACACCCCAGAAGCCCCGTACAGAGGAGCATGGACAACAGGATCCAACCGATTCGCACCGCTGTCCCTCCCTCCAAACACACTATAGTCCCAATGTACGAATCCACTGTCCCATATATCACCGAAAGTAAAAAAAGCACCATCAGGTGCAAACAGGAAAATGGGATTTCAATCTGTGTCGAGGTCAGCACGTACCTTATGAAAAATCACAAAAAAGGCGGAGGCAGCAACAACCTCCGCATCATCCGGATATTCCGCATCCCATTAACAAAAATGTGTTAGTCATACTCCCTCCGGGGGAGGTGACAATAACAGTACACAAGGAGGTGAGCCAATGGATGCTTTTTCGTCCCCCGGCCGGATCTTGGAGGAGCTTCACGGGCACTTCCCCGCCGAGGAACTGGAAGCGATCCAAACCCTTCTCCAGGTCGAGGCTTGGGCGTCTCCCTCCTCACGCCAGAAGAGGGGGGCGGAAGTGAATATCCCTTTGCGCTATCACCTGGAGATTGAGTTAAGTGAGTAACTTATTTCTATTGTAACTTGATTACTCCTGCCTATACCCCATCCCAGTAATTACCTGCCATCATCGGGCAGGTTTTTTTCTGGGGCAATGGCATGAAAAGCCTGTTGGGCCTCCCAGCGTATTTTTTCTTCATCCAGGGTAAGCAGCTGGCGGTTCCGCATCAACGGACGGCCATCCACATAAACGTCTTGTACATCGGCGCTGGACGCGGCGTAAACCAGGTGGGAGACGAGATCATGAGCCGGTTGCATATGGGGGCCGGTCAGGTCGACCGAGATGAAATCAGCTTTTTTGCCGGGCTCCAGCGTTCCAATTTCCTTTTCCAGAAAAAGGGCCTCTGCCCCAAATCGGGTTCCCATCGCCAGTGCCTGAATCGCCGGTACCGCTTCCGGGTTCTGCTCGGCTCCTTTGTGGATGAGTGCAGCCAACTGGATTTCACCCAGCAAGTCCAGATTATTGTTACTGGCAGCTCCGTCCGTGCCTAGAGCGGGCTTCAACCCATAGCGGAACATGAGGGAGATCGGTGCGATTCCGCTCCCCAATTTTAAGTTGCTGCCCGGGTTATGGGAGATCTTGACGCCTCTGTCCGCAAGCAGGGCGATCTCTTCATCATTGACATGGACGGCATGAGCCACCAACGTGGGGCGCCGAAAAACA is a genomic window of Desmospora profundinema containing:
- a CDS encoding AAA family ATPase produces the protein MGKGITAGTAPAVLVFLWYLGFSPVPVLVLAAIAGLVWFVMRSRPGLGTGKKKRLYQKDAVPTISFDQIGGQERAKKELREALDFLIHRNRIRQYGIRPIKGILLSGPPGTGKTLMAKAAAHYTDSVFVSTSGSEFIEMYVGVGAQRIRELFQEARKEAKKNGKQSAIVFIDEIDVIGGQRAGAQHREYDQTLNQLLTEMDGIATDQEVQVLVVAATNRKDMLDSALLRPGRFDRHITVDLPDKKARLSILELHIQNKPLADEVELEQVAVETFGFSGAQLESLTNEAAIYAMRDGSETIRQEHLSLAIDKVMMGEKTDRETTQEERERVAIHELGHAIMSEWVRPGSVSQVSLSPRGQALGYVRHHPGQDRYLYTRKHIEDQIMICLAGAAAEEQVYRNRSTGAKNDYEQANRYTRSLIEAGLSDLGIIDKDLVSHETLHQESAKILKELHDQTVRLLDRYSPVFDAALPILLTEEVLSGDQFREILKPYTQEPAAANT